A genomic segment from Zingiber officinale cultivar Zhangliang unplaced genomic scaffold, Zo_v1.1 ctg54, whole genome shotgun sequence encodes:
- the LOC122037500 gene encoding uncharacterized protein LOC122037500, with the protein MAASFSLAPSQIFLSHRHLSSPSPKSFHKSILLSSSSSSSFTEAATNPILSEGVAEPAAAGAVAEQEESSKSLLDPVTEDPLFKGCKTCGREVIEKGCNGEGRIQGGIATVPGFGWWPIKAFRPCPGFVATGGRYTRKGQSMDEVAFGRDGRDTPAKSSKRRENKRN; encoded by the exons ATGGCTGCCTCCTTCTCCCTCGCTCCTTCCCAAATCTTCCTCTCCCATCGCCATCTTTCTTCTCCGTCTCCGAAGTCATTCCACAAGTCCATCCTTctatcctcttcctcttcttcatcgTTCACAGAAGCAGCTACAAATCCGATCCTCTCAGAGGGAGTAGCAGAACCGGCGGCGGCGGGGGCTGTTgcagagcaagaagagagctccAAATCACTACTAGATCCAGTCACAGAGGACCCTCTATTCAA GGGGTGCAAGACCTGCGGGAGAGAGGTAATCGAGAAGGGTTGCAACGGCGAGGGCCGAATTCAAGGCGGGATCGCAACCGTCCCAGGCTTTGGCTGGTGGCCGATAAAAGCCTTTAGGCCTTGCCCGGGGTTTGTAGCAACTGGTGGGAGGTACACAAGGAAAGGGCAAAGCATGGACGAGGTTGCATTTGGCAGGGACGGAAGAGATACGCCCGCCAAATCAAG CAAGAGAAGGGAGAACAAAAGGAATTGA
- the LOC122037499 gene encoding protein DEFECTIVE IN MERISTEM SILENCING 3-like gives MPEKEIREDDFLNFDTIMSHSQKLEEELQKLGLRIKHHEDNLKFLKAQIDGIDESILDLQVELGKYHSRALETENSIISPEKSENHTVENILKQERSVAGLIYYMKLDHGPLAAKLPLTKDVLGVVATLGKVHDDNFSRILSEYLGLENMMAVVCKTYEGVMALEKYNKDGMIERRSGLNGLGLSVARNIQGRYLVYCIENLRPYVGEFIPEDPQRRLDLLKPRLANGETPPEFIGFAVNMIDLDRMHLAYITPNGLGLRETLFYNLFSRLQVYKTRSGMQCAMPYISDGAISLDGGIMKNNGVYYLGDRNNIEVRFPISSGISRLPENVIETEKNLKLINWKKERFFEDMKREETLLNKAKALFAAKKEESINYLKETALNWKQGVENNYN, from the exons ATGCCGGAGAAAGAGATCCGTGAAGATGATTTCCTGAACTTTGACACCATAATGAGCCATTCGCAG AAATTAGAAGAAGAGCTACAAAAACTGGGTCTGAGAATTAAACATCATGAGGACAACCTGAAATTTCTCAAGGCTCAGATTGATGGAATTGATGAATCGATTCTAGATTTGCAAG TTGAACTAGGGAAATATCATTCTAGAGCTCTGGAAACTGAAAACAGCATTATATCTCCTGAGAAATCTGAAAATCATACTGTTGAAAACATACTAAAGCAAGAGCGAAGTGTGGCTGGTCTAATATATTATATGAAACTTGATCATGGTCCACTAGCAGCAAAGTTACCATTGACGAAGGATGTGCTGGGTGTAGTAGCAACACTTGGGAAAGTGCATGATGATAACTTTAGCAG GATTTTATCAGAGTACTTAGGCTTGGAGAATATGATGGCTGTAGTTTGCAAGACATATGAAGGTGTTATGGCTCTTGAGAAATATAATAAGGATGGCATGATAGAGAGAAGATCTGGTCTTAATGGACTTGGTCTCTCTGTTGCACGAAATATACAAGGAAGATATCTTGTCTATTGTATTGAGAATTTGAG ACCTTATGTTGGTGAATTTATACCTGAGGATCCACAAAGGAGACTTGATTTGCTGAAGCCAAGACTAGCTAATGGGGAAACTCCACCTGAATTTATAGGTTTTGCTGTTAATATGATTGATCTGGACCGTATGCACTTGGCTTACATCACACCTAATGGACTTGGCCTTCGTGAGACTCTCTTTTATAACTTATTTTCTCGCTTGCAAGTGTATAAAACCAGATCTGGTATGCAATGTGCTATGCCTTATATAAGTGATGGAGCTATCTCCCTAGATGGGGGTATAATGAAAAACAATGGGGTATATTACCTTGGTGACAG GAACAATATTGAGGTAAGGTTTCCAATAAGCTCAGGGATATCAAGGCTACCAGAAAATGTCATTGAAACTGAAAAGAACCTCAAGCTTATAAACTGGAAGAAGGAAAGATTCTTTGAAGATATGAAAAGAGAAGAAACATTGCTAAACAAAGCAAAGGCATTGTTTGCAGCCAAAAAGGAAGAGAGCATAAACTACCTTAAAGAGACTGCACTGAATTGGAAACAG GGCGTGGAAAATAATTATAACTAG
- the LOC122037501 gene encoding sirohydrochlorin ferrochelatase, chloroplastic-like isoform X1 → MMQSAKTLSQALITRGTSSRRERVRILESQITTKFVSLPRTMSKSCALSTKSDLNHRNKVAGRVEYMLSENDAVIIVDHGSRRQESNDMLNEFVAMFKARTGYQIVEPAHMKRFIDVKLSSLLMQEKQEIVDSCCFHFTKPTHYLYLLSELAEPSISDAFKLCVQKGATRVIVSPFFLFPGRHWLQDIPALVTDASKYHSGISFVITAPLGLHELMVDVMNDRIKYCLSHVAGDADECSVCAGTGKCRLYQT, encoded by the exons ATGATGCAATCTGCTAAAACCCTATCGCAAGCGCTGATCACAAG AGGAACAAGTTCAAGAAGGGAACGTGTGAGGATTCTTGAGAGTCAGATTACTACCAAATTCGTCAGCTTGCCAAGAACTATGTCGAAAAGCTGTGCCCTCTCCACAAAATCCGATTTGAATCACAGGAATAAGGTAGCAGGAAGAGTGGAATATATGCTTAGCGAAAATGATGCGGTAATCATTGTTGACCATGGATCCCGACGGCAAGAATCTAATGATATGCTAA ATGAGTTTGTTGCGATGTTCAAAGCTAGAACAGGCTATCAGATAGTAGAGCCTGCTCATATG AAAAGATTCATTGATGTCAAACTTTCTTCACTCTTGATGCAAGAAAAGCAGGAAATTGTTGACTCATGTTGTTTCCACTTTACCAAACCAACTCACTATCTCTATTTGCTCTCT GAATTAGCTGAACCATCAATCAGTGATGCATTCAAATTATGTGTGCAAAAAGGAGCAACACGAGTTATTGTTAgtccttttttccttttcccaGGACGGCACTGGCTTCAG GATATCCCAGCTTTAGTCACTGATGCATCCAAGTATCATTCTGGCATATCATTTGTCATAACTGCACCTCTTGGTCTACATGAACTTATGGTG GATGTCATGAACGATCGGATAAAATACTGTCTGAGCCATGTAGCCGGCGATGCTGATGAGTGCAGTGTGTGTGCTGGAACAGGAAAATGCCGCTTGTACCAAACTTAA
- the LOC122037501 gene encoding sirohydrochlorin ferrochelatase, chloroplastic-like isoform X4 produces the protein MMQSAKTLSQALITRGTSSRRERVRILESQITTKFVSLPRTMSKSCALSTKSDLNHRNKVAGRVEYMLSENDAVIIVDHGSRRQESNDMLNEFVAMFKARTGYQIVEPAHMKRFIDVKLSSLLMQEKQEIVDSCCFHFTKPTHYLYLLSELAEPSISDAFKLCVQKGATRVIVSPFFLFPGRHWLQDVMNDRIKYCLSHVAGDADECSVCAGTGKCRLYQT, from the exons ATGATGCAATCTGCTAAAACCCTATCGCAAGCGCTGATCACAAG AGGAACAAGTTCAAGAAGGGAACGTGTGAGGATTCTTGAGAGTCAGATTACTACCAAATTCGTCAGCTTGCCAAGAACTATGTCGAAAAGCTGTGCCCTCTCCACAAAATCCGATTTGAATCACAGGAATAAGGTAGCAGGAAGAGTGGAATATATGCTTAGCGAAAATGATGCGGTAATCATTGTTGACCATGGATCCCGACGGCAAGAATCTAATGATATGCTAA ATGAGTTTGTTGCGATGTTCAAAGCTAGAACAGGCTATCAGATAGTAGAGCCTGCTCATATG AAAAGATTCATTGATGTCAAACTTTCTTCACTCTTGATGCAAGAAAAGCAGGAAATTGTTGACTCATGTTGTTTCCACTTTACCAAACCAACTCACTATCTCTATTTGCTCTCT GAATTAGCTGAACCATCAATCAGTGATGCATTCAAATTATGTGTGCAAAAAGGAGCAACACGAGTTATTGTTAgtccttttttccttttcccaGGACGGCACTGGCTTCAG GATGTCATGAACGATCGGATAAAATACTGTCTGAGCCATGTAGCCGGCGATGCTGATGAGTGCAGTGTGTGTGCTGGAACAGGAAAATGCCGCTTGTACCAAACTTAA
- the LOC122037501 gene encoding sirohydrochlorin ferrochelatase, chloroplastic-like isoform X6 — MSKSCALSTKSDLNHRNKVAGRVEYMLSENDAVIIVDHGSRRQESNDMLNEFVAMFKARTGYQIVEPAHMKRFIDVKLSSLLMQEKQEIVDSCCFHFTKPTHYLYLLSELAEPSISDAFKLCVQKGATRVIVSPFFLFPGRHWLQDIPALVTDASKYHSGISFVITAPLGLHELMVDVMNDRIKYCLSHVAGDADECSVCAGTGKCRLYQT, encoded by the exons ATGTCGAAAAGCTGTGCCCTCTCCACAAAATCCGATTTGAATCACAGGAATAAGGTAGCAGGAAGAGTGGAATATATGCTTAGCGAAAATGATGCGGTAATCATTGTTGACCATGGATCCCGACGGCAAGAATCTAATGATATGCTAA ATGAGTTTGTTGCGATGTTCAAAGCTAGAACAGGCTATCAGATAGTAGAGCCTGCTCATATG AAAAGATTCATTGATGTCAAACTTTCTTCACTCTTGATGCAAGAAAAGCAGGAAATTGTTGACTCATGTTGTTTCCACTTTACCAAACCAACTCACTATCTCTATTTGCTCTCT GAATTAGCTGAACCATCAATCAGTGATGCATTCAAATTATGTGTGCAAAAAGGAGCAACACGAGTTATTGTTAgtccttttttccttttcccaGGACGGCACTGGCTTCAG GATATCCCAGCTTTAGTCACTGATGCATCCAAGTATCATTCTGGCATATCATTTGTCATAACTGCACCTCTTGGTCTACATGAACTTATGGTG GATGTCATGAACGATCGGATAAAATACTGTCTGAGCCATGTAGCCGGCGATGCTGATGAGTGCAGTGTGTGTGCTGGAACAGGAAAATGCCGCTTGTACCAAACTTAA
- the LOC122037501 gene encoding sirohydrochlorin ferrochelatase, chloroplastic-like isoform X5 — protein MMQSAKTLSQALITRGTSSRRERVRILESQITTKFVSLPRTMSKSCALSTKSDLNHRNKVAGRVEYMLSENDAVIIVDHGSRRQESNDMLNEFVAMFKARTGYQIVEPAHMELAEPSISDAFKLCVQKGATRVIVSPFFLFPGRHWLQDIPALVTDASKYHSGISFVITAPLGLHELMVDVMNDRIKYCLSHVAGDADECSVCAGTGKCRLYQT, from the exons ATGATGCAATCTGCTAAAACCCTATCGCAAGCGCTGATCACAAG AGGAACAAGTTCAAGAAGGGAACGTGTGAGGATTCTTGAGAGTCAGATTACTACCAAATTCGTCAGCTTGCCAAGAACTATGTCGAAAAGCTGTGCCCTCTCCACAAAATCCGATTTGAATCACAGGAATAAGGTAGCAGGAAGAGTGGAATATATGCTTAGCGAAAATGATGCGGTAATCATTGTTGACCATGGATCCCGACGGCAAGAATCTAATGATATGCTAA ATGAGTTTGTTGCGATGTTCAAAGCTAGAACAGGCTATCAGATAGTAGAGCCTGCTCATATG GAATTAGCTGAACCATCAATCAGTGATGCATTCAAATTATGTGTGCAAAAAGGAGCAACACGAGTTATTGTTAgtccttttttccttttcccaGGACGGCACTGGCTTCAG GATATCCCAGCTTTAGTCACTGATGCATCCAAGTATCATTCTGGCATATCATTTGTCATAACTGCACCTCTTGGTCTACATGAACTTATGGTG GATGTCATGAACGATCGGATAAAATACTGTCTGAGCCATGTAGCCGGCGATGCTGATGAGTGCAGTGTGTGTGCTGGAACAGGAAAATGCCGCTTGTACCAAACTTAA
- the LOC122037501 gene encoding sirohydrochlorin ferrochelatase, chloroplastic-like isoform X3, whose amino-acid sequence MMQSAKTLSQALITRGTSSRRERVRILESQITTKFVSLPRTMSKSCALSTKSDLNHRNKVAGRVEYMLSENDAVIIVDHGSRRQESNDMLNEFVAMFKARTGYQIVEPAHMEIVDSCCFHFTKPTHYLYLLSELAEPSISDAFKLCVQKGATRVIVSPFFLFPGRHWLQDIPALVTDASKYHSGISFVITAPLGLHELMVDVMNDRIKYCLSHVAGDADECSVCAGTGKCRLYQT is encoded by the exons ATGATGCAATCTGCTAAAACCCTATCGCAAGCGCTGATCACAAG AGGAACAAGTTCAAGAAGGGAACGTGTGAGGATTCTTGAGAGTCAGATTACTACCAAATTCGTCAGCTTGCCAAGAACTATGTCGAAAAGCTGTGCCCTCTCCACAAAATCCGATTTGAATCACAGGAATAAGGTAGCAGGAAGAGTGGAATATATGCTTAGCGAAAATGATGCGGTAATCATTGTTGACCATGGATCCCGACGGCAAGAATCTAATGATATGCTAA ATGAGTTTGTTGCGATGTTCAAAGCTAGAACAGGCTATCAGATAGTAGAGCCTGCTCATATG GAAATTGTTGACTCATGTTGTTTCCACTTTACCAAACCAACTCACTATCTCTATTTGCTCTCT GAATTAGCTGAACCATCAATCAGTGATGCATTCAAATTATGTGTGCAAAAAGGAGCAACACGAGTTATTGTTAgtccttttttccttttcccaGGACGGCACTGGCTTCAG GATATCCCAGCTTTAGTCACTGATGCATCCAAGTATCATTCTGGCATATCATTTGTCATAACTGCACCTCTTGGTCTACATGAACTTATGGTG GATGTCATGAACGATCGGATAAAATACTGTCTGAGCCATGTAGCCGGCGATGCTGATGAGTGCAGTGTGTGTGCTGGAACAGGAAAATGCCGCTTGTACCAAACTTAA
- the LOC122037501 gene encoding sirohydrochlorin ferrochelatase, chloroplastic-like isoform X2 encodes MMQSAKTLSQALITRGTSSRRERVRILESQITTKFVSLPRTMSKSCALSTKSDLNHRNKVAGRVEYMLSENDAVIIVDHGSRRQESNDMLNEFVAMFKARTGYQIVEPAHMQEIVDSCCFHFTKPTHYLYLLSELAEPSISDAFKLCVQKGATRVIVSPFFLFPGRHWLQDIPALVTDASKYHSGISFVITAPLGLHELMVDVMNDRIKYCLSHVAGDADECSVCAGTGKCRLYQT; translated from the exons ATGATGCAATCTGCTAAAACCCTATCGCAAGCGCTGATCACAAG AGGAACAAGTTCAAGAAGGGAACGTGTGAGGATTCTTGAGAGTCAGATTACTACCAAATTCGTCAGCTTGCCAAGAACTATGTCGAAAAGCTGTGCCCTCTCCACAAAATCCGATTTGAATCACAGGAATAAGGTAGCAGGAAGAGTGGAATATATGCTTAGCGAAAATGATGCGGTAATCATTGTTGACCATGGATCCCGACGGCAAGAATCTAATGATATGCTAA ATGAGTTTGTTGCGATGTTCAAAGCTAGAACAGGCTATCAGATAGTAGAGCCTGCTCATATG CAGGAAATTGTTGACTCATGTTGTTTCCACTTTACCAAACCAACTCACTATCTCTATTTGCTCTCT GAATTAGCTGAACCATCAATCAGTGATGCATTCAAATTATGTGTGCAAAAAGGAGCAACACGAGTTATTGTTAgtccttttttccttttcccaGGACGGCACTGGCTTCAG GATATCCCAGCTTTAGTCACTGATGCATCCAAGTATCATTCTGGCATATCATTTGTCATAACTGCACCTCTTGGTCTACATGAACTTATGGTG GATGTCATGAACGATCGGATAAAATACTGTCTGAGCCATGTAGCCGGCGATGCTGATGAGTGCAGTGTGTGTGCTGGAACAGGAAAATGCCGCTTGTACCAAACTTAA
- the LOC122037501 gene encoding sirohydrochlorin ferrochelatase, chloroplastic-like isoform X7 has translation MMQSAKTLSQALITRGTSSRRERVRILESQITTKFVSLPRTMSKSCALSTKSDLNHRNKVAGRVEYMLSENDAVIIVDHGSRRQESNDMLNEFVAMFKARTGYQIVEPAHMELAEPSISDAFKLCVQKGATRVIVSPFFLFPGRHWLQDVMNDRIKYCLSHVAGDADECSVCAGTGKCRLYQT, from the exons ATGATGCAATCTGCTAAAACCCTATCGCAAGCGCTGATCACAAG AGGAACAAGTTCAAGAAGGGAACGTGTGAGGATTCTTGAGAGTCAGATTACTACCAAATTCGTCAGCTTGCCAAGAACTATGTCGAAAAGCTGTGCCCTCTCCACAAAATCCGATTTGAATCACAGGAATAAGGTAGCAGGAAGAGTGGAATATATGCTTAGCGAAAATGATGCGGTAATCATTGTTGACCATGGATCCCGACGGCAAGAATCTAATGATATGCTAA ATGAGTTTGTTGCGATGTTCAAAGCTAGAACAGGCTATCAGATAGTAGAGCCTGCTCATATG GAATTAGCTGAACCATCAATCAGTGATGCATTCAAATTATGTGTGCAAAAAGGAGCAACACGAGTTATTGTTAgtccttttttccttttcccaGGACGGCACTGGCTTCAG GATGTCATGAACGATCGGATAAAATACTGTCTGAGCCATGTAGCCGGCGATGCTGATGAGTGCAGTGTGTGTGCTGGAACAGGAAAATGCCGCTTGTACCAAACTTAA